A stretch of the Proteus sp. ZN5 genome encodes the following:
- the glnG gene encoding nitrogen regulation protein NR(I), which produces MQKGNVWVVDDDSSIRWVLERAISREGLFCKTFEHANDVLNALNTEIPDVLLSDIRMPDIDGLSLLKIIKEQYPTLPVIIMTAHSDLDAAVNAYQQGAFDYLPKPFDIDETLALIDRAITHYREQKQPSTDETSLQSVSDMIGEAPAMQEVYRIIGRLSRSSISVLINGESGTGKELVAHALHRHSPRASSPFIALNMAAIPKDLIESELFGHEKGAFTGASQVRQGRFEQANGGSLFLDEIGDMPLDIQTRLLRVLAEGQFYRVGGYAPVKVDVRIIAATHQDLEKRVQAGDFREDLYHRLNVIRIQLPPLRDRTEDIPSLARYFLQKTAKELGVETKALHQQSLQIMMEYNWSGNVRQLENVCRWLTVMTASQEIMPQDLPQEIRQSDEKTKNISRIASSQHWSQHLSLWADEALGEGKENILTDALPQFERTLLLSALAYTQGHKQDAARLLGWGRNTLTRKLKELGIEEY; this is translated from the coding sequence ATGCAAAAGGGAAATGTATGGGTTGTTGATGATGACAGCTCTATTCGCTGGGTACTTGAGCGCGCTATTTCTCGTGAAGGTCTGTTCTGTAAAACCTTTGAACATGCGAATGATGTGCTGAATGCACTCAATACAGAAATACCTGATGTATTGTTATCAGATATTCGCATGCCTGATATTGATGGTTTATCTCTTCTAAAAATAATTAAAGAACAATATCCGACGCTGCCCGTGATTATTATGACGGCACATTCTGACTTAGATGCAGCTGTTAATGCCTATCAACAAGGGGCTTTTGATTATCTGCCAAAGCCGTTCGATATCGATGAAACATTGGCATTAATTGATCGCGCCATTACTCATTATCGAGAGCAAAAACAACCAAGTACCGATGAAACCTCACTGCAATCAGTTTCAGATATGATAGGTGAAGCACCTGCAATGCAAGAGGTCTACCGTATTATTGGTCGGCTTTCTCGCTCCTCAATTAGTGTGCTGATTAATGGGGAGTCGGGAACAGGGAAAGAGCTAGTAGCACATGCATTACATCGCCACAGTCCAAGGGCTTCCTCTCCTTTTATTGCCTTAAATATGGCCGCTATTCCTAAAGACTTGATTGAATCAGAGCTTTTTGGTCACGAAAAGGGCGCATTCACAGGAGCCTCTCAAGTACGTCAAGGTCGATTTGAACAAGCGAATGGTGGTTCTCTGTTTCTTGATGAAATTGGTGATATGCCTCTTGATATTCAAACACGTTTACTGCGAGTCCTTGCTGAAGGGCAATTCTATCGAGTCGGTGGTTATGCCCCTGTAAAAGTCGATGTGCGTATTATTGCCGCTACACATCAAGATTTAGAAAAACGAGTTCAAGCAGGTGATTTTCGTGAAGATCTCTATCATCGACTCAATGTAATACGCATTCAGTTACCCCCATTACGTGATAGAACTGAAGATATTCCCAGCTTAGCGCGCTATTTTCTGCAAAAAACAGCTAAAGAATTAGGTGTCGAAACCAAAGCGCTTCATCAGCAAAGTTTACAAATAATGATGGAGTACAACTGGTCAGGTAACGTCAGACAATTAGAGAATGTGTGTCGCTGGTTAACGGTAATGACGGCAAGCCAAGAGATTATGCCTCAAGATTTACCACAAGAAATTCGCCAATCTGATGAAAAGACAAAAAATATTAGTCGAATTGCTTCTTCTCAACATTGGTCACAACATCTTTCATTATGGGCAGATGAAGCATTAGGAGAAGGGAAAGAAAACATCTTAACAGATGCCCTACCTCAATTTGAACGCACATTATTACTTAGTGCTTTGGCATACACTCAAGGACATAAACAAGATGCGGCAAGATTGTTAGGTTGGGGTAGAAATACATTAACCCGTAAATTAAAAGAGTTAGGGATAGAGGAATATTGA
- the typA gene encoding ribosome-dependent GTPase TypA has translation MPEANFVIENLRNIAIIAHVDHGKTTIVDKLLQQSGTFGERETVAERVMDSNDLERERGITILAKNTAIKWNDYRINIVDTPGHADFGGEVERVMSMVDCVLLLVDAMDGPMPQTRFVTQKAFANNLKPIVVINKVDRPGARPDWVVDQVFDLFVNLGATDEQLDFPIIYASALNGIAGTDYNDMAEDMTPLYEAIVKYVEPPKVDLEGTFQMQISQLDYNNYMGVIGIGRIKRGKVKPNQQITLIDSEGNTRNGKVGKVLGHLGLERIEVEVAEAGDIIAITGLGELNISDTICETGAVEALPALAVDEPTVSMYFCVNTSPFCGREGKFVTSRQILDRLKKELVHNVALRVEETEDPDAFRVSGRGELHLSVLIENMRREGFELGVSRPKVIFRDIDGRKQEPFEQVTIDIEEQHQGDVMQAMGERKGEMRDMQPDGKGRVRLDYIIPSRGLIGFRTEFMTMTSGTGLLYATFSHYDDVRPGEIGRRNNGVMISNGQGKAVAYALYSLQDRGKLFVTHGAEVYEGQVIGIHTRSNDLTVNCLTGKKLTNMRASGTDEATTLTPHLKQTLEQALEFIDDDELVEVTPQSIRLRKRYLSENDRRRAYRSKD, from the coding sequence ATGCCTGAGGCAAATTTTGTGATCGAAAACTTGCGTAATATCGCCATCATCGCCCACGTTGACCATGGTAAAACAACTATCGTCGATAAATTACTACAGCAATCTGGTACGTTCGGCGAACGTGAAACCGTTGCTGAGCGCGTGATGGACTCAAATGATCTCGAAAGAGAGCGCGGAATTACTATTCTTGCGAAAAATACAGCGATTAAATGGAATGACTATCGTATCAATATCGTAGATACCCCAGGACACGCCGACTTCGGTGGTGAGGTAGAACGCGTTATGTCTATGGTAGACTGCGTTCTATTGCTGGTTGACGCGATGGATGGCCCAATGCCACAAACTCGTTTTGTGACACAAAAAGCGTTTGCTAACAACTTAAAACCAATTGTTGTTATCAATAAAGTTGACCGCCCTGGTGCGCGTCCAGACTGGGTTGTTGATCAGGTATTTGACCTGTTCGTAAACTTAGGCGCAACTGACGAACAACTTGATTTCCCAATTATCTATGCATCTGCATTAAACGGTATTGCGGGAACAGATTACAATGACATGGCTGAAGATATGACTCCGTTATACGAAGCTATTGTCAAATATGTAGAGCCACCAAAAGTTGATCTGGAAGGTACATTCCAGATGCAAATTTCTCAGTTGGACTACAACAACTACATGGGTGTTATCGGTATCGGTCGTATCAAGCGTGGTAAGGTTAAACCTAACCAACAAATCACTCTCATCGATAGTGAAGGTAATACTCGTAACGGTAAAGTCGGTAAAGTATTAGGTCACTTAGGCTTAGAACGTATCGAAGTTGAAGTAGCAGAAGCTGGCGATATCATCGCAATTACAGGCTTAGGTGAATTGAATATTTCTGATACGATCTGCGAAACAGGTGCTGTTGAAGCATTACCTGCATTAGCCGTTGATGAACCAACTGTTAGCATGTATTTCTGTGTTAATACTTCACCTTTCTGTGGTCGTGAAGGTAAGTTTGTGACTTCTCGTCAGATTTTAGATCGTCTGAAAAAAGAGTTAGTCCATAACGTAGCATTACGTGTAGAAGAAACTGAAGACCCAGATGCATTCCGTGTATCAGGTCGTGGTGAGCTTCACCTGTCAGTTCTGATTGAAAATATGCGTCGTGAAGGTTTCGAATTAGGTGTATCTCGTCCTAAAGTTATCTTCCGTGATATTGACGGCCGTAAACAAGAGCCTTTCGAACAAGTAACTATCGATATTGAAGAACAGCACCAAGGTGATGTGATGCAAGCGATGGGTGAACGTAAAGGCGAAATGCGTGATATGCAACCAGATGGTAAAGGACGTGTACGTTTAGACTACATTATCCCTAGCCGTGGTCTGATTGGTTTCCGTACTGAATTTATGACCATGACATCAGGTACTGGTTTACTGTATGCAACATTCAGTCACTATGATGATGTTCGTCCAGGTGAAATCGGTCGCCGTAATAACGGTGTTATGATCTCTAATGGCCAAGGTAAAGCCGTTGCTTACGCACTGTATAGCTTACAAGACCGCGGTAAATTATTCGTTACTCATGGTGCAGAAGTTTATGAAGGCCAAGTGATTGGTATTCATACTCGCTCTAATGACTTAACAGTAAACTGTTTGACGGGTAAAAAGCTGACTAACATGCGTGCTTCTGGTACAGATGAGGCGACAACGCTGACTCCACACCTGAAACAAACATTAGAACAAGCATTAGAATTTATTGATGACGATGAGTTAGTTGAAGTCACTCCGCAGTCTATCCGTCTGCGTAAGCGTTATCTGTCAGAAAACGATCGTCGTCGTGCTTACCGTAGCAAAGACTAA
- the rluF gene encoding 23S rRNA pseudouridine(2604) synthase RluF → MDTNLSTRLNKYISESGICSRREADRYIEQGLVLINGKRAGIGDQVFAGDEVKVNGRLIEAQDNSELVLIALNKPVGIVSTTDDGEKDNIVDYVNHSTRIFPIGRLDKDSQGLIFLTNHGDLVNKILRAGNDHEKEYLVTVNKPITDEFIHGMGAGVPIMGQKTKKCKVKKEAPMVFRITLVQGLNRQIRRMCEYFGYEVTKLERIRIMNVSLSGLPVGEWRDLTDDELITLFEAIEKSTSEAPPKPKQNKPKKQISSNAKALGIHIPQTKTKETENNSRKRFVQPGRKKKKR, encoded by the coding sequence ATGGACACCAATTTATCTACTCGTCTTAATAAATATATCAGTGAAAGCGGGATCTGCTCACGCCGTGAGGCTGACCGTTATATTGAGCAAGGACTTGTCCTTATTAATGGCAAGCGCGCCGGTATTGGTGACCAAGTATTTGCTGGCGATGAAGTCAAAGTCAATGGTCGATTGATTGAAGCACAGGATAACTCTGAGCTGGTTTTGATTGCACTGAATAAGCCAGTGGGAATTGTCAGTACCACAGATGATGGCGAAAAAGATAATATTGTTGACTATGTTAACCACAGTACTCGTATTTTCCCAATTGGACGTTTAGATAAAGATTCACAAGGATTGATTTTCCTGACCAACCACGGCGATTTAGTGAATAAAATCCTACGTGCAGGTAATGATCACGAAAAAGAGTACCTTGTGACAGTGAATAAGCCGATTACAGATGAGTTTATTCATGGAATGGGTGCTGGTGTTCCTATCATGGGACAAAAAACCAAGAAATGTAAGGTGAAGAAAGAAGCGCCGATGGTGTTTCGTATTACCTTAGTTCAAGGGTTAAACCGCCAAATTCGTCGTATGTGTGAATATTTTGGTTATGAAGTCACCAAGCTTGAGCGTATTCGTATTATGAATGTGAGCTTGTCGGGATTGCCTGTTGGTGAATGGCGTGATTTGACGGATGATGAGCTGATTACCTTATTTGAAGCGATTGAAAAATCAACTTCTGAAGCACCGCCAAAACCAAAGCAAAATAAGCCGAAAAAACAAATCAGTAGTAATGCAAAAGCATTGGGTATTCATATTCCTCAAACAAAAACCAAAGAAACGGAAAATAATTCCCGTAAGCGTTTTGTTCAGCCAGGTCGTAAAAAGAAAAAACGTTAA
- the yihX gene encoding glucose-1-phosphatase has translation MLYIFDMGNVIIDIDFNRVFAVWSKLSGVPLANIKKNFTTGEIFKLHERGNITDIEFAEEISSELEMNLSFEQFAEGWQAIFIAIRPEVIDIMNKLREQGHRVVVLSNTNRLHQDYWPEHYPEIAASADFLYLSQDIGMRKPDPEIYKYVLQSEDIEAQDAVFFDDVKANVDAAIAVGMKGVHVLDKQTVIDYFKDYDFSLPVEE, from the coding sequence ATGCTTTATATCTTTGATATGGGTAATGTGATTATTGATATCGATTTTAACCGGGTATTCGCAGTATGGAGTAAGCTCAGTGGTGTTCCATTAGCGAACATAAAAAAGAATTTCACCACAGGAGAGATCTTTAAATTACACGAACGCGGCAATATTACAGACATCGAGTTTGCAGAAGAAATTAGTTCAGAATTAGAAATGAATTTAAGTTTTGAGCAATTTGCTGAAGGATGGCAGGCTATTTTTATCGCAATTCGCCCTGAAGTCATTGATATAATGAATAAGTTAAGAGAGCAAGGACATCGGGTTGTGGTGTTATCAAATACTAACCGTTTACACCAAGATTACTGGCCAGAACACTATCCTGAAATAGCTGCCTCAGCAGATTTCCTCTATCTATCTCAAGATATCGGTATGAGAAAACCAGATCCTGAAATCTATAAGTATGTTTTACAGTCTGAAGACATTGAAGCACAAGATGCCGTTTTCTTTGATGATGTGAAAGCCAATGTTGATGCAGCTATTGCTGTGGGCATGAAAGGTGTACATGTCCTTGATAAACAAACTGTCATTGACTACTTCAAAGATTATGATTTTTCTCTCCCAGTAGAAGAATAA
- the glnA gene encoding glutamate--ammonia ligase codes for MSLEHVLSMIEEHKVRYIDLRFTDTRGKEQHLTIPAHQVNDDFFEEGKMFDGSSIGGWKGINESDMVLMPDATTAMLDPFFQDPTLIIRCDVLEPGTMQGYDRDPRSISKRAEDYLKSSGIADTVLFGPEPEFFLFDDIRFKNDISGASYAINDIEAAWNTNTKYEDGNKGHRPMVKGGYFPLPPVDSSQDIRSTMCNIMEEMGLVVEAHHHEVATAGQNEVATRFNTMTKKADETQIYKYVVQNVAHVFGKTATFMPKPLVGDNGSGMHCHMSLSKNGVNLFAGDKYGGLSEMALYYIGGIIKHARALNAFTNPTTNSYKRLVPGFEAPVMLAYSARNRSASIRIPVVASMKARRIEVRFPDPLANPYLAFAAQLMAGLDGIINKIHPGDAMDKNLYDLPPEEAKEIPTVAGSLEEALNTLNADREFLTRGGVFTDDAIDAYLELLRADVQRVRMAPHPLEFEMYYSA; via the coding sequence ATGTCCCTTGAACATGTGTTATCCATGATTGAAGAACATAAAGTTAGATATATTGACTTACGTTTCACTGATACCCGCGGTAAAGAACAACATCTTACTATTCCGGCTCATCAGGTTAACGATGATTTCTTTGAAGAAGGAAAAATGTTCGATGGTTCTTCTATTGGTGGCTGGAAAGGCATTAACGAATCAGACATGGTACTGATGCCAGATGCAACAACTGCAATGCTTGACCCATTTTTCCAAGATCCAACCCTGATTATTCGTTGCGACGTTTTAGAACCTGGCACAATGCAAGGTTACGATCGCGACCCACGTTCTATCTCAAAACGTGCTGAAGACTATTTAAAATCAAGTGGTATCGCAGACACAGTGCTGTTTGGACCAGAGCCAGAATTCTTCCTGTTTGATGATATTCGTTTCAAAAACGATATTTCAGGCGCTTCTTACGCTATCAATGATATTGAAGCTGCATGGAATACAAATACCAAATATGAAGACGGCAACAAAGGTCACCGCCCAATGGTTAAAGGGGGTTATTTCCCTCTGCCACCAGTCGATTCATCACAAGATATTCGTTCTACTATGTGTAACATCATGGAAGAAATGGGCTTAGTTGTTGAGGCTCATCACCATGAAGTAGCAACTGCGGGTCAAAATGAAGTGGCTACTCGCTTTAATACTATGACCAAAAAAGCAGATGAAACCCAAATTTATAAATACGTGGTACAAAACGTCGCTCACGTATTTGGTAAAACCGCGACCTTTATGCCAAAACCATTAGTTGGTGATAATGGTTCAGGTATGCACTGCCATATGTCACTGTCTAAAAACGGTGTAAACCTGTTTGCTGGCGACAAATACGGCGGATTATCTGAAATGGCGCTGTATTATATCGGCGGTATTATCAAACATGCTCGTGCATTAAATGCATTTACTAACCCAACCACTAACTCTTACAAACGTTTAGTTCCGGGTTTTGAAGCACCTGTAATGCTGGCTTACTCTGCACGTAACCGTTCAGCGTCAATTCGTATTCCTGTTGTTGCTAGCATGAAAGCGCGCCGTATTGAAGTGCGTTTCCCAGATCCGTTAGCAAACCCTTACCTTGCGTTTGCTGCACAGTTAATGGCTGGTCTTGATGGAATTATCAATAAAATTCACCCTGGTGATGCTATGGATAAAAACCTCTATGACTTACCACCAGAAGAAGCGAAAGAGATCCCAACTGTCGCAGGTTCATTAGAAGAAGCATTGAATACATTAAATGCAGATCGTGAATTCTTAACTCGCGGTGGTGTATTTACTGATGATGCTATTGATGCTTATTTAGAATTATTACGTGCTGATGTTCAACGTGTACGTATGGCTCCACATCCTCTTGAATTTGAAATGTATTACAGCGCTTAA
- the glnL gene encoding nitrogen regulation protein NR(II) → METADLPDNTLILDSLIHSVLVINKEFIICYANHSALQVLAQSRRKLFETPFTALFSYYSFDADLMRETLANGQSFTDNEVILVVNNQSHTMSLSAQPLSEQHILLELAPMDSQRRLSQEQIQQAQQMAARELVRGLAHEIKNPLGGLRGAAQLLAKSLPDPALTEYTQVIIEQADRLRVLVDRLLGPQHPGTKIHQSIHHVVERVAQLISLECPENVSLLKDYDPSLPELSHYPDQIEQVLLNITRNALQAVEKTGGTIILRTRTAFQVTLHGERHRLVARIDVIDTGDGIPPHLQDTLFYPMVSGREDGNGLGLSIARNLVDQHAGKIEFTSWPGNTEFSIYLPIK, encoded by the coding sequence ATGGAAACGGCAGACTTACCTGATAACACATTAATTTTAGACTCATTGATACACTCTGTATTGGTTATCAACAAAGAGTTTATTATTTGCTACGCAAATCATTCTGCGTTGCAGGTTTTAGCACAAAGCCGTCGAAAATTATTTGAAACGCCTTTCACTGCCCTTTTCAGCTATTACTCTTTTGACGCTGATTTAATGCGTGAAACATTAGCGAATGGACAAAGCTTTACCGACAATGAAGTGATATTGGTTGTTAATAACCAATCACACACAATGTCGCTCAGTGCCCAACCTCTTTCCGAGCAACATATTTTGCTGGAACTGGCGCCTATGGATAGTCAACGCCGGTTAAGCCAAGAGCAGATCCAACAAGCCCAGCAAATGGCTGCTAGGGAATTGGTTAGGGGGCTGGCACATGAAATTAAAAATCCGTTAGGAGGATTAAGGGGTGCGGCTCAGTTGCTGGCAAAATCCTTACCTGATCCAGCCTTAACGGAATACACGCAAGTCATTATTGAACAAGCTGATCGCCTACGAGTGCTGGTGGACCGATTACTTGGCCCTCAACACCCGGGGACAAAAATACATCAGAGCATTCATCATGTTGTTGAGCGCGTTGCTCAGCTTATTTCGCTTGAATGCCCTGAAAATGTCTCCTTGCTAAAAGATTACGATCCGAGCTTACCTGAGTTATCACATTACCCAGATCAAATAGAACAAGTACTCCTAAATATTACACGCAATGCATTACAAGCCGTTGAAAAAACAGGAGGAACGATTATTTTACGTACCCGTACTGCTTTTCAAGTCACACTTCATGGCGAACGCCATCGCCTTGTTGCTCGCATTGATGTGATTGATACTGGTGATGGCATTCCTCCACATCTACAAGATACGCTTTTTTACCCCATGGTGAGTGGTAGAGAAGATGGGAATGGATTGGGGCTATCTATTGCACGTAATTTAGTGGATCAACATGCAGGTAAAATTGAATTTACCAGTTGGCCCGGAAATACTGAATTTTCTATTTATTTGCCAATTAAGTAG
- the dtd gene encoding D-aminoacyl-tRNA deacylase — MIALIQRVTQAKVDIAGETVGAINQGLLVLLGVEKDDNEQKAKRLCEKVCSYRIFSDENDKMNLNVQQAGGSLLVVSQFTLAAETQKGMRPGFSNGAPPELAKNLYHYFIEQCQQQGLETQTGQFAADMQITLTNDGPVTFWLQV, encoded by the coding sequence ATGATTGCGTTAATTCAACGAGTGACACAGGCGAAAGTGGATATTGCAGGTGAAACAGTCGGCGCTATTAATCAAGGTTTGTTGGTTTTATTAGGTGTCGAGAAAGACGACAACGAACAGAAAGCCAAAAGATTATGTGAAAAAGTGTGCAGTTATCGCATATTTAGCGATGAAAACGACAAGATGAACCTAAATGTGCAACAAGCCGGTGGCAGTTTATTAGTCGTCTCTCAATTCACACTGGCCGCAGAAACACAAAAAGGAATGCGCCCTGGTTTTTCGAATGGTGCGCCTCCTGAATTAGCGAAAAACCTCTACCATTACTTTATAGAACAATGCCAGCAGCAAGGTTTAGAAACACAAACAGGCCAATTCGCCGCGGATATGCAAATCACACTGACTAATGACGGCCCAGTCACCTTTTGGTTGCAGGTATAA
- the fabY gene encoding fatty acid biosynthesis protein FabY: protein MYHLRTPKTEAEFDVYYAFRWEMLRKPLHQPEGSEKDGYDTLAHHQMVVDETGQPVAIGRLYINADNEGAIRFMAVRTDAQGKGLGTLVAMALESLARQEGIKRIVCSAREESVNFFEKLGYENCGLVTGPQTTPIKHFFMKKSIESLDDILHRPDWCAELQKQWHQHIPLSEKMGLRITQYTGTRFYTTIPEAGNQNPHHTIFAGSQFSLATLTGWGLIWLLMREHKLQGDIVLVDAHIRYRKPVSGRPAAVADMENLSGDLGRLAKGSKARIKLDVDICGDEGVGAVFSGTYIVLPSQNKQC, encoded by the coding sequence ATGTACCATTTACGAACCCCAAAAACAGAGGCGGAGTTTGATGTCTATTATGCTTTTCGCTGGGAAATGCTTCGTAAACCTCTACATCAACCTGAAGGCTCTGAAAAAGACGGTTATGATACCCTTGCTCATCACCAAATGGTTGTCGATGAAACCGGGCAACCTGTCGCGATAGGACGGCTTTATATTAATGCGGATAACGAAGGCGCTATCCGCTTTATGGCAGTACGTACAGATGCACAAGGTAAAGGTTTAGGCACTCTTGTCGCTATGGCGCTAGAATCATTGGCTCGCCAAGAAGGTATAAAGCGGATCGTGTGTAGTGCAAGAGAAGAGTCTGTAAATTTCTTTGAAAAATTGGGTTATGAAAATTGTGGTCTAGTCACTGGCCCTCAAACCACACCCATTAAGCACTTTTTTATGAAGAAAAGTATTGAGTCTTTAGATGATATTCTTCATCGACCTGATTGGTGTGCTGAATTACAAAAGCAGTGGCACCAACATATTCCTTTAAGTGAGAAAATGGGATTACGTATTACTCAATATACGGGAACCCGTTTTTATACCACTATCCCTGAAGCGGGAAACCAAAATCCTCATCACACTATTTTTGCAGGCAGCCAATTTTCACTCGCAACATTAACAGGTTGGGGATTGATTTGGCTATTAATGCGAGAGCATAAGCTGCAAGGTGATATTGTGCTGGTGGATGCTCATATTCGTTATCGCAAACCAGTATCAGGGCGTCCTGCGGCCGTTGCAGATATGGAAAATTTAAGCGGGGATTTAGGGCGATTAGCGAAGGGTAGCAAGGCTCGCATTAAGCTAGATGTTGATATTTGTGGTGATGAAGGTGTGGGTGCTGTTTTTAGTGGTACTTATATTGTTTTGCCTTCACAAAATAAGCAGTGTTGA